The Silene latifolia isolate original U9 population chromosome X, ASM4854445v1, whole genome shotgun sequence genome contains the following window.
AATATGCAAAGGAGATCTGGAACATAGAACAATGCCCTGTACCATAAGGGATGAAGTATAACTTCGTTCATGTAAGTCCTCTTGGTCTTCTTACATACTTAGCTTGTCATCTTCACATAAAATAAAACTGCCAATATTTACTGAGATACACAAATTCTTTGGTAAAGCCGCCTTATAGCTTTATTATAAAACTATAGGAGTATATTTTTTCATCGGAGTATATTTAGTAATGGTGACTACAATTTATATCATTTAATGGGTGGTTTTTTACGGTGCTGGGAAACCGCCTTCCAGGAGATGTACTGATTGAGATATTACATCTCATTGTAGGTATGACATTGTTGGAGATGTAAGCTGCTAACCTGCAGCGGAGATACAACTGTGCAAGTATGCCTAAGGGGTTGTAGAAGAACCTCAGTTATAGTACTCACACGAAAAATTAGACGATATGGCTAGTCATTATCAAAGGCAAGACCATATATCTATCGATGGGGGTACTTATATAAGTTCGTTTTCCTACTCTGATATTCTGTTAATTCTTCTTTTCTTATATACTCGGTAATAAATAAGTTGTAAGGATGGTAATATTGGTTGCTAATGGGTTTGCAACACATAAAGCACCTAGCTTTATAAGGCAGTGGTAaattgtgttgtgtcttggctcTTATTCATTCAACTGATTGTTTTGTGCTTGCGGAATTTGAACCATGGTACGAGTAGCCGAGTAGGTCAAGCAGTCTCAACTAATTGACAGTTGATTCCTGCAACTGATTAACTTGGTGGTTCTACTTTCTATTTTGTATTAAAAGATTTATACCATTACAACTTCCAATTGAGATCATGACGCAACTACTAGTTTCACGATCAAGAGTAAAACCGATATTGGGTCGCCTCCAGGAGTCATTGTTTTTCGGTCCCCCCCCTATCATGATCAAACCTAACAAAAATTGGCTATGTATCATTAATCACCCGTTCCCAAAAGGAAAATAACATTTGTACTTGGAAATTTACCATAAAGATTTAAAAAAGACTGCTTTATTCTTTCCGGCTAAATTTTAGCTCATTTCAGTTCAGctaagggcattagcaatagatgaACCCATTTTGAGGTTTGTCAAGtgataaatcatcaaaaatacaAACCTTTCTACAACAAACCTCTTGTCAACAATAGATAAACCTTTTCAAGGTTCATAAGGTGGCCCACACATATTATTCCTCCTCTCACACTCTCTTTCTACAAACCCGTATACTACCTAGTAACCATTCCCAACAACAAACCTCAACACCCATGCCTAGCAATAGaaggtttgttgacaaacctgAAAAATAGAGGACATGTCATCGCACAAACCcgttgacaaacctctattgctaatgccctaagCTTCGTTAAGTTAAGTTTAGTTCATTTTATTCAATTCGGCAAGACTCTACTCAAATTAACTCTTAGTTTAACTTCATTCAGctcaattgtattcattttatttCAGTGCATACAAAAGTATGATAGTCTTAGTCAGACCCTCTGAGTAAGATGTTCCCTcatttaataatatgagtagcAATTACCGATTATAACTTTCTTTAGACGATCTTGTTCCATCTTAAATCAAGACATCTTACAACCTTATCTCATTTTCATCTTTATTCAATTCGGCTATGAGAGACATATTAAATCCATACAACCATCATACACAAAACTAACAGATCGGCCATCAAAATCCTCTTGCAGGCCCATATTATTCTTTCCGGCTaaatttcagctcatttcagttaAGCTAAGCTTCGTTAAGTTTAGTTCATTTCATTAAATTCGGCAAGACTCTACTCAAATTAACTCTTAATTTAACTTCATTCAGCtcaattgcattcattttacttcAGTGCATACAAAAGTATGATAGTCTTACTCATACCCTCTGAGTAAGATGTTCCCTCATTTAATAATACGAGTAGCAATTACCGATTATAACTTTCTTTAGACGATCTTGTTCCATCTTAAATCAAGACATCTCACAACCTTATCTCATTTTCATCTTTATTCAATTCTGCTATAAAAGGCGTATTAAATCCATGCAACGATCATACACAAAACTAACAGATTGGCGATACCGATACGGCATCAAAATCCTCTTGCAGGCCCATATTACTCTTAAAATTGGGCTTGAACAGTACCTCATGACTTACTATTCTGGACCAGAAAAATAGTCAACGGACAACTATGACCACTTCGTTATCACTTCGATCACTGTCAGAACTTTTAAATTCAACGGTTTGCAAATTATCCCGCGGTTTAACCTTCTCTTGTAAATATTCAACCTCTAATCCTCTTTTAAATGCTTATAATAATAACGGTTTTTCTAACGTATGCTACGACCCTAAAATTCTTGTTTTAGACCTCTTAAGTGAGATACAATATGATAGATCACCTCATATTATCAACAAAATCATATCTTTATGCTCAAAATCCCGGCTTTTCGATACGAGTTTTGGGCTTCATTCCACTGTGGTTAAAGTGGGGTTATTGTCGAATGTTTATGTTTGCAGTGCCCTTGTTGATCTATATGGGAAATGTGGACTTATCGGGTGTGCACATcaggtgtttgatgaaatgcttgaaaGAAATGTTGTGACTTGGAACTCATTGATTTCTGGGTGTTTGATGGCTGAGATGGCGGAACGTGGGATTGAGTTGTTTGTGGGTATGCTAAGAGAAGGGGTTTCGATCACTGCGTTTAGTGTTTCGTTTGCTTTGGTCGGGTGCACGCGGTTGGATGATGGTGGTGCGGTTGGTGTTCAGCTTCATGGGTTATGTTTGAAGAATGGGGTCTCGTCGAATCTGGTGGTGGCTACTGGTCTGATTGATATGTATACGAAATGCTGGGGTTTGGAAGAGGCGAGGCGGGTTTTTGACGGAATGCAGGAGAGGAATGGTGTTACATGGACCACCATGATTGCTGCCTATCCACGAAATGGATTACCTTATGAAGCGATGAATATGTTTAGGGAGATGGAGCGTTTGGGTGAAAGGCCCAATCTTGTGACTTTCAACAATTTATTAAGCTCATTTTCTGGGAAAGTTCATCTTGATCATTGTAAGCAGATTCACGGTCACATTATATGCGAGGGTTTAGAGTTCTGCGAGTATATTCAAATTAGTCTTGTGAGTGTATATGCAGAGTGTAAATGTAGACTGGACGACTTTGAGAGACTTTGCTCATGTATTAAGAAACGGGATCAAGTTTCATGGAATGCCATTATTGCCGGTTTCTCACATCTAGAACACAATGAGAAGACTTTTGAATGTTTCCGAAGTATGATACGCTCTGGTGTAGCCTGTAATTTCATGACACTGACGAGCATTTTGAGAACGATAGGAATGGTTTCACGCCTTGAATTTGGCAAGCAACTCCATGCTCTTGCTTTTAAGATTGGTTCCAGGATCAATCTACATGTTCAAAATGGGCTTGTTTCCATGTATGGAAGATGCGGTCTAATCAATGATGCTAAAAATCTGTTCTTTACGATGAAAGAACACGACATGATATCATGGAATTCTCTGGTAATCCCATTAGTATGGATCTCTATACTTCTATGATTGACATGTTTGGTCGAGCTGGGTATATATACGAGGCCGAAGCCTTCGTCAGAAGTATGCCGTTTGTGCCAAGACCTTCAATCTACAAATCTCTTCTCAGTGCTTGTAAATTGTATGGAAACCTTGAAGTTGGAGAATGGGCGTCACAAAGGCTTTTGGAGCAATACCCCAATGATTTTGCAACTTGTGTTCTTCTATCAAATTCATTGGCCATACGAGGGTGTTGGGCTGAAGCAGAAGGGGTATGGAAGCTCATGGATCACAGGACAGCAGGAAAAAGGGCTGGATATAGTTGGGTTGAGTGAAAGAATTGGTGAGAAATAATGAAGGAGGAACAAAACACGTTCGTAGTTGCGCGATCCTTGGACTCCTGGTTTGAGAACTGATCCATGACTTCAGTCTATACCAAACAGTGTATTCAGGGGTAAAGATATGGTTGATGAAAGGGCTAGCCACTTGGACTGCCCATCAAACTAACGGCCTCTACAGTAAGACTGAGGTAGTTTTTTCGTTGTTTATTGGTGGATTAATGGGTATATTATATGGGTAGGGTTTATATCTAAATGTGTTGGTCTCAGTGTCCGACATTATATTAAAATGAGATCGTCTCTACGAGATAGTCGGTTTTTAAGTATGAGTATGATCCACAAGGTATTTTGTTAGTTAAAGGGAATGCTAAAAATAGTACAAAGGGAAAATAAAGAGACTGGGAACAAAAAGAAAGAAGTTTTTCTTCCACTTCTTAATGCTGATGTTAAGGAAGATGATTATTAAAAGTATGGTTATCTGATATTTATCATTCTTGGCCTTCCATCTGGCAGATGAAAACAGAATGCTTCCACATTTTCTGCCTTATGTTTCTAAAACTCACTTGGGTCTGATTTACTGTCCCTGTAAGAACATCTAGCAATTCATTAATGTAACTCTTGAATACTAACATATTAACCCAAGGATATAAAAATTTTCATAGGTTACTACTCCGAACATGGCATTGGATGGCGTGCCACGAAAGAGAGGAGCAGCCAAAACTGCGGAACCTTTTTTTCATAGTAATTATTACTGTTTGCTGTGTGTTATGACTTTTGACAATGAGTGATTTGCTTATTCTTCTTTATGTTGATTCATGTTGCAAATTGTGTTTACCTCTATAATGTGCTTGTTGAGTTTTGGTGGTCAAGCGATTTCAATATCGACTATTAATTTTCCAAAATATATGTACAATTCAAATGTGAAATTTGTCTGAGTTTGGTGTAACAGATCAACTATATTCATATCAACACCTTTTAAAATATTTGTAGCCTGTGTACATTGTGACAAAATGATGGTCGGAGTTGGTATCATCGGAACAACAAATCCAATTGAAACGGAACTATTCAttttaatcttattattatttctttatgTATTTTTTCTTTTAAGTTGGTTATGTGTAAAGGTATTTTCACTTCTTATTTTGGACCTCTCTTAAATTCTAGTTACATGTTTGATACAGCTGACAACCCAACAGCGTGGAATGACTCGTCAGGATTAGGAAGGATACATGACCATGAAGAGGACCACTTGCACCATGGCAAGAAACTATCTATTCTTGCTAGAGTGAAGGATAGCGCCAAAAAATGGCGACATTTTATTGCGAGAAAGAAACATGGACGTGATGCCAATCACACACCTTCATGGGGTGTTGCCTTGGAAGATTATGAAGTTGATGACGATACTGAACCTCATGGAAATCCACGTAATTTAGCTTAATCATTTTAATGCTTTCTGTGGCTTTTCTGATTAATCTGAAACTCTTTGCTGAAGGAGAAATCCAAGTTTAAGAAATGCTTATGTATGGCTTGTTTGTATTGCTATGTATCTCGTGTATTTTTGTGGGTCGGTTTCAAATTGCTTATGACGTAACTTTACCTCCAACTCTAGCTTGTAGGTTGTATCTTTCTGTGAACTACATAATGTCCATGATGCAAGGATCTCACATAAGACGATATTTGTAAGTCCTGTAGAAACATGGATCATTCTTTGAAAGCTTTCTATTTAAGGGTATATTTTTTGAGTTTAGTTTTGTGCAGCCTCTCGCCGGGTCCTCTGAAGTTTTTTTGGATATACTATTCTATCAATGTTTTGAGTCATTCGGGAAGGGTATATGTGTTTTCATCTCAGGGATAAAGTACATTAGACTTCTTATCTTGCCATATATAGGAGCTTTTTAGGCATTAGGGTAATGTTGTACAGAACACGTCGGTCTAATTTCTTGAGACAGTTTGGGAAATGTTCTAGGCATGTAACACAGACAAACTTAATGGAAGTGCACTTTAATGTTTCAGTGCATCAACCGCAGCATGCAGGCAAGAGTTCCAAAGACAATGAAAGGCATAATCCAGTATCTAACCCAATAATGTTCCATGATAATCATAATACCAGCAACATTACCAACCTTCATCCTGGTAACCTAGACCCGATTTCTCCAAGAAGGCAAACCAACATTGGACGTCCTCTGGTTAAAAGCCACTCCAACCGTGAAGCAGGGACTTCTTCCATCCCTAAGTTGACAGTAGATGAGACTCGTCAAGTCAAAAGCTTTCGCAATCTTGATAGAGAAAAAGTTCCTAGTCCAAGTCCAAGTGAAATCATATCTGAAGCTCTGATCATGAAAAAGAGTGATGATAAGCAGAAAGATAAGCTTCTGTTTTCTGAAATGACAGTGGAACCTGTATTACATGGAACCAAAGTTTCTGGGGACAAAGTGGGGCATTCTAGCGACAGTAAGACCGCAGATGACAACAAGGAGAGAGATAGTTCACCTCATAGTTTAAGGCTGGCTGATCAGGAGACGGAAAAGCCAGCTCACAATCCCAAGAAGACACCTTTAACTGAGGGCGGCCAGACTAACGAGGTTTGTAATACGACCAATTTGAATTCATAATACGGATACACGATTTGCTCAAAATAGAGCATAATTCAATAAAATTATAACCAAACACCATAATTCTATGTAATTCGAATTTCTTAATTCATGCGAATCGAATCATGATTCGTTAGGCAATTAAGCGAATCCGGGTAACCCAGTGTTATGGTATTGGTAACCATGGAAGAATTAGAGAAGAAATCTCCAACAAAAGGGACGGTAAGTCTCTTGTAAGACGGTCTACAAGTTAGCTTGAGATCATTTCAGTGTAAAAGTCACTAAAAGTCGCGAGATGGTCAGTGACTCACTGGTGAGATATATGTGTCACTTCAAACTTTGAGTAAAGTGGTCTTACAATAAGTTATAATATAACCGTCTTACAAAAAATTTGTGCAAAAATGAAGGCAATAAGTGAAGAAATGTCAGAAGCTACTTCCAAGATCCAAGGATTGTCCATATCAAGTCCTAAAAGCACTGGAGAAGCACGGAAATGGGACAAAGGGGTTTCAATGACAGAGTACCTTAAATGCAAGCTGGAACCTGGGGAAGATGAGAGGGCGCTATCTCAAGTCATTTCCGAGGTGATTAGTCCAAGGAGGAGTCCAACTGAAAAGGGTGTTGTCGAGAAAATGAAAACTGCTGTGACTCTGTTGCTTCAGAGCGAGGAGCCGTCTACCTCTTCATCACTGAAGACTTCTGATTCTTCCTTGAACATTCCACTTTCCATCAATGCTCATGAAGGTATCAATTTTCTCTTAGTTCCCTCATACTGACTAATCAGACAGTCGGTAGCTTTTACCAGTTCATGCTGCTAAAATTAAATTTATGAAATAGTGTTGGAGATACTTGTGATAATGAAATAACCTATTACCTATGTTAGCGTACCCGTATTCGACACTCAAAACTGTCTTTTTGAAATAGTGTGGTAAATAACTGTGATAACCTAAGTTACTCCAGCTCTTCTTATTCCATCACGTATCTGTGTCCAACAGTCAAAACTCGTCATGGATATGACACTAGGACATTGTtattgatagatgaaccaactcaaccaaaaccttaaggtgatggttgaggctcaactattataaatattcctattacgctccctcactcaaatgcccgtcgGGCTTGAAGAGTagttagttgtgcaccggctcccccgtaccaTGTGCtgctgggtttccacttcgagtttttgaggagttttgaggttgccaggatttgaacccgtgacccgTGACCTATGTCCAAGTGAGGGACTCGGCTATTTTTAtgaacataaacatatattttgCTGAGATGTCCTAGTGTCACTCATGACGAGTTTTGAATGCGACCAATATCTCACCTAATTCAGACTTGATCTTGAAATCGGCCGTCACGACCTAATTCAACTGTTTCACTATGATAGAGACCAATATCGCTACATATCCTGCCACACAAAACTTCAAAACCTTGATATCTGTCACGTTTCAGTATCATGGCCGATACGCAAAACCATGATAGCCCCTTTTAGGGCCTAAATCAAAGTATTTATCAAAGATAATGAAATAATGTGCATTACCATAAGTAGAATTTTCAAATAAAACTCTGGATGCTTTTATCTCATTCATATTTTAACATTGCAGTTGAGGAGGAAAATCAAGGGAGGGTTCTGCAAGCTAACTGAAAGTCCGGAACTTTCAGTGATCTCTACTATTATGTCGGATAATCTTTGG
Protein-coding sequences here:
- the LOC141622915 gene encoding uncharacterized protein LOC141622915 isoform X1, with the protein product MKGLATWTAHQTNGLYSKTEVTTPNMALDGVPRKRGAAKTAEPFFHTDNPTAWNDSSGLGRIHDHEEDHLHHGKKLSILARVKDSAKKWRHFIARKKHGRDANHTPSWGVALEDYEVDDDTEPHGNPLHQPQHAGKSSKDNERHNPVSNPIMFHDNHNTSNITNLHPGNLDPISPRRQTNIGRPLVKSHSNREAGTSSIPKLTVDETRQVKSFRNLDREKVPSPSPSEIISEALIMKKSDDKQKDKLLFSEMTVEPVLHGTKVSGDKVGHSSDSKTADDNKERDSSPHSLRLADQETEKPAHNPKKTPLTEGGQTNEAISEEMSEATSKIQGLSISSPKSTGEARKWDKGVSMTEYLKCKLEPGEDERALSQVISEVISPRRSPTEKGVVEKMKTAVTLLLQSEEPSTSSSLKTSDSSLNIPLSINAHEVEEENQGRVLQAN
- the LOC141622915 gene encoding uncharacterized protein LOC141622915 isoform X2 is translated as MKTECFHIFCLMFLKLTWVTTPNMALDGVPRKRGAAKTAEPFFHTDNPTAWNDSSGLGRIHDHEEDHLHHGKKLSILARVKDSAKKWRHFIARKKHGRDANHTPSWGVALEDYEVDDDTEPHGNPLHQPQHAGKSSKDNERHNPVSNPIMFHDNHNTSNITNLHPGNLDPISPRRQTNIGRPLVKSHSNREAGTSSIPKLTVDETRQVKSFRNLDREKVPSPSPSEIISEALIMKKSDDKQKDKLLFSEMTVEPVLHGTKVSGDKVGHSSDSKTADDNKERDSSPHSLRLADQETEKPAHNPKKTPLTEGGQTNEAISEEMSEATSKIQGLSISSPKSTGEARKWDKGVSMTEYLKCKLEPGEDERALSQVISEVISPRRSPTEKGVVEKMKTAVTLLLQSEEPSTSSSLKTSDSSLNIPLSINAHEVEEENQGRVLQAN